AAGGATGGTTTTTTCAATTATTTTTTCTTCGAGATGCTCATCAGCAAAGTTTTTTAAAAATTTTACTGAAAATTTTCCAGCCAATAACATTGCTTCCCTGGCATTTTTTTCAATAAGTTCTTTTGATTTTTTCATTTCGCGCACTAAGAGTGCTTCTTTTTCTGTAGCGAGTTTTTTTTCGAAATCGACAACTTCTGCTGATTTCCATTGCTCCAATTTGAGTTGAAACTCTTTTTGCAAACGCTCTTTTTCCACTTGCCAATCTGCAAGACGATTTTCATATTTTAATTGTAAGTCCTGAGACTCACTACGAAGTGTTTCAGCATGCTCTAGCTTATCCGCAACCATTTTTTTACGAGCAATTATGGTCTTTTGAATAGGCGCATAAAGAAAATAGTTTAAAATCCAAATGAGGACTAGAAAATTAATTATTTCTAATATCAGAGTTGACCAGGACAGTTCCATTTATTTTATCCTTGTTGGCCTAAAAAATAAGACAATAATGGATTTCTAAAGAGAATAATCAATACAATCACCAAACAATAAATGGCTAACGATTCAATCATAGCCAAACCAATAAATAAGGTTCTGGTGATGGATTTTTCAGCCTCCGGTTGTCGTGCCAAAGCATCCAAGGCATGGCTTATCGCCCGCCCCATAGCAAGTGCAGGGCCTATAGTGCCTATGGCTATTGCTAGGGCTGCGATTACTGTTGAAGCTAAACTAAACCAACTTAAACTATTCATTATGAGACTCCTTTTTCTTCAGTTCCTGTGATTGAATACCCCCAGCAATATAAATTAAAGCGAGCATACCGAAGATATAGGCTTGAATAATGGCTTCAATAAGATGTAATAACAATATGGGAACGGGCGCTAAAAAGCCAGCAACCATTAATACGATAAGAGCAGTGAGCTCCAAACTCATTACATTGCCAAACAATCGAATTGCCAAAGCTAAAGTTCTGGATAATTCACTAATCAAATTAAAGGGTAACATAAGGGGGGTTGGGCGAATATAGTGTTTCAAATAACCCTGTAAACCTTCAGCTCGAATCCCAAACCAATGTACTGAAATAAAGGTCATAATTGCTAAGGCACTGGTCACGGACAAATCGGCTGTGGGTGAATAAAATCCAGGAACAATACCAATTAAATTTGAAACAAGAATAAAAATCCATAGAGTTGCGATAAAAGGAAAGACTAGCTCAACATGTTGCGGCAGCACTTCTGCAATTGCATCATACATTGTGCTGATAACTCCCTCAAGAACCACCTGTAAGCTGCTTGCTTGAAACGATAACTTTCGAGTTGCGACCCAGGCAAAAATCAACAACACCAGCATAATGAACCATGTCGTTAATAGGCTTAAGGTGATCTTTAAATAACCTATGGAAAATACGAAATATGTTAAAAAACTTCCTGTTTCCACGACTATTCCTTAATCATGAGATAAACGTTAACCGCTCCAACTATCACGCCAAGAATAATTAAATTGAGTGTCCAGGCGATGGAATACCCTT
This Legionella fallonii LLAP-10 DNA region includes the following protein-coding sequences:
- a CDS encoding F0F1 ATP synthase subunit A; translation: METGSFLTYFVFSIGYLKITLSLLTTWFIMLVLLIFAWVATRKLSFQASSLQVVLEGVISTMYDAIAEVLPQHVELVFPFIATLWIFILVSNLIGIVPGFYSPTADLSVTSALAIMTFISVHWFGIRAEGLQGYLKHYIRPTPLMLPFNLISELSRTLALAIRLFGNVMSLELTALIVLMVAGFLAPVPILLLHLIEAIIQAYIFGMLALIYIAGGIQSQELKKKESHNE
- a CDS encoding F0F1 ATP synthase subunit delta, giving the protein MELSWSTLILEIINFLVLIWILNYFLYAPIQKTIIARKKMVADKLEHAETLRSESQDLQLKYENRLADWQVEKERLQKEFQLKLEQWKSAEVVDFEKKLATEKEALLVREMKKSKELIEKNAREAMLLAGKFSVKFLKNFADEHLEEKIIEKTILDLEDLPVEKIQFLTSQSSQDTILIQSAYPINEQQRHILVETIEKLSHKQFKVDFSVTPELLAGLMIQIGSVVLQANLRDELKFFTEIKNAIA
- a CDS encoding F0F1 ATP synthase subunit C, whose protein sequence is MNSLSWFSLASTVIAALAIAIGTIGPALAMGRAISHALDALARQPEAEKSITRTLFIGLAMIESLAIYCLVIVLIILFRNPLLSYFLGQQG